From one Equus asinus isolate D_3611 breed Donkey chromosome 5, EquAss-T2T_v2, whole genome shotgun sequence genomic stretch:
- the GPR160 gene encoding probable G-protein coupled receptor 160 isoform X1 — protein MTALSSENCSFQYQLHQANQPLNANCLLLLIILGKILLNILTLAMKRKNTYQTFMAYFCISLAFTDLLLLVNISLISYFRDFVLLGVRFTTYHICLFTQIISFTYGFLHYPVFLIACIDYYFNFSNTTKLPFKWQKLFYFFIIILIWISVLAYVLGDPTIYQSLKTQNVSSHQCPFYISFQSYWLSFSMVIILFIAFITSWSEVTTLIQAMRITSYMNETILYFPYSSHSSYTVNSKKTLLPKFIICFLGTWLPFVLLQVIILLLKVQIPAYIEMNIPWLYFVNSFLIATVYWFNCHKLNLQDIALPVDPFVNWKCCFIPLTIHNLEQTEKPLSTIC, from the coding sequence ATGACTGCTCTTTCTTCAGAGAACTGCTCTTTTCAGTACCAGCTACACCAAGCAAATCAGCCCCTAAATGCCAACTGTTTGCTGCTATTGATTATACTTGGGAAAATATTACTAAATATCCTCACactagcaatgaaaagaaaaaacacctaTCAAACTTTTATGGCGTATTTTTGCATTTCATTGGCATTCACTGATCTTCTACTTTTGGTGAACATTTCCCTTATATCGTATTTCAGAGATTTTGTACTTTTAGGCGTTAGGTTTACTACATACCACATCTGCCTATTTactcaaattatttcttttacttacGGCTTTTTGCATTATCCAGTTTTCCTGATAGCTTGTATAGATTATTACTTCAATTTCTCTAATACCACCAAGCTTCCATTTAAGtggcaaaaattattttatttttttataataattttaatttggatttcagTCCTTGCTTATGTTTTAGGAGATCCAACCATCTACCAAAGCCTGAAGACACAGAACGTCTCTTCTCATCAATGTCCTTTCTACATTAGCTTTCAGAGTTACTGGCTGTCATTTTCCATGGTGATTATCTTATttatagcttttataacctcttggTCAGAAGTTACTACCTTGATACAGGCTATGAGGATAACTTCCTATATGAATGAGACTATCTTATATTTTCCCTATTCATCCCACTCTAGTTATACTGTGAACTCTAAAAAGACACTCTTGCCCAAGTTCATTATCTGTTTTCTTGGTACCTGGTTACCATTTGTACTACTTCAAGTAATTATCCTTTTACTTAAAGTACAGATTCCAGCGTATATTGAGATGAACATTCCGTGGTTGTACTTTGTCAATAGTTTTCTCATTGCTACAGTTTATTGGTTTAATTGTCACAAGCTTAATTTGCAAGATATTGCATTACCTGTGGATCCATTTGTCAACTGGAAATGCTGCTTCATTCCACTTACAATTCATAATCTTGAGCAAACTGAAAAGCCTCTATCAACAATTTGTTAA